One genomic segment of Catalinimonas alkaloidigena includes these proteins:
- a CDS encoding alpha/beta hydrolase-fold protein, translating into MLVICIFFCSIELYANDAIIIDAQHYSHVMGEMRNYRVILPPGYYENTDKKYPVVYFYHGWSQRYFGSLVRNEEDHSKPKIDDELSALVAKHSIIIVKPDGYNADPDNSYYLRPYNIGPVETHRQFPLYFPELVNYINGHYKTIADRNHRAISGFSMGGFMSFWIAGKYPHLLSAAGSFCGSSEFVVGPKDFPVEYHHKDMYKNYEGLKLRLHFGKDDFIRAYHRDIDRIWLQLMDNYDSQVYEGGHAVSGLADMFSFYADVFKSPPKVPQQWHHTDVYPEFSVWGYEVSSDRNVPGFTVLENVDKNGFQLSVRKFLPQGETLPSVKLSVLTAPLYKKNTEYIINVVNLFTQQKSQQKIRSDDSGRLKIKLNGGFQEVGISESVGSPNISIASVKVENPDWATANDDMSVLIELVNKGSGDAEDVTAKLLPYRNTARIKKDVSHIENIGVNEVTSLTSPFVFRTTSDSSGILKFKLLLTDQKNHQWQESFTVDIKPESAPTGNFEIADGREITFVQGGKDTVTSVLGVGNGDGEVNPGESIAILVKDEGILWPASLYSSDPDVDLSGSHTRVSDSWTEFDHVGGSFKYSVPTISSDCSGKTIHLLAEYWIPDYPDHHIRNNKISILVSGKDQTPPKMAWAEIGDDNIIQVRLYDGGNISQASATFQLEDEPETKFLLDLNDEGIDGDSVAGDKVFSRQIKAPKFGLYQISVTASDFLDNTTTIQIPEPSTLYGAKLYYK; encoded by the coding sequence ATGTTAGTTATCTGTATTTTCTTTTGCTCTATAGAATTGTATGCTAATGATGCCATCATTATTGATGCTCAGCATTATAGTCATGTAATGGGAGAGATGCGAAACTACAGGGTCATACTGCCTCCGGGTTACTACGAAAATACCGATAAAAAATATCCAGTAGTGTATTTCTATCATGGTTGGTCGCAAAGGTATTTTGGAAGCTTGGTCAGAAATGAAGAAGATCACTCCAAACCAAAGATTGATGATGAATTATCAGCCCTGGTGGCTAAACATTCAATAATAATAGTCAAGCCGGATGGCTATAATGCTGATCCGGACAACTCATATTATTTGCGTCCTTACAACATAGGGCCGGTGGAAACGCATCGTCAGTTTCCGCTGTATTTTCCTGAGCTGGTAAATTATATAAATGGTCATTATAAGACGATAGCGGATAGAAATCATCGGGCTATATCAGGCTTTTCCATGGGTGGCTTTATGAGTTTCTGGATTGCTGGAAAGTACCCTCATCTACTATCCGCTGCGGGTAGTTTTTGTGGCTCTTCTGAATTTGTGGTAGGCCCTAAAGATTTTCCGGTAGAGTACCATCATAAAGATATGTATAAGAATTATGAAGGGCTGAAGTTGAGATTGCATTTCGGAAAAGATGATTTTATCCGTGCCTATCATCGTGACATTGACCGCATCTGGCTCCAACTTATGGATAATTACGACAGCCAGGTATATGAAGGTGGGCATGCCGTGAGCGGCTTAGCAGATATGTTCAGCTTTTACGCAGACGTGTTTAAAAGTCCTCCGAAAGTACCACAGCAATGGCATCATACGGATGTATATCCTGAGTTTTCTGTCTGGGGGTATGAAGTCAGTTCTGACCGCAATGTTCCTGGCTTTACCGTACTGGAAAATGTTGATAAAAACGGGTTTCAGCTCAGCGTCCGTAAATTTTTGCCCCAAGGTGAAACACTTCCCAGCGTAAAGCTATCAGTGCTTACTGCGCCTTTGTACAAAAAAAATACTGAATACATCATCAATGTTGTCAACCTGTTTACTCAACAAAAGTCCCAGCAGAAAATAAGATCTGATGACAGTGGAAGGTTAAAAATTAAGCTGAATGGTGGGTTTCAGGAAGTAGGGATAAGTGAATCTGTTGGATCACCAAATATTTCCATTGCTTCAGTAAAGGTTGAAAATCCAGACTGGGCGACCGCAAACGATGATATGTCTGTTTTGATAGAGCTGGTAAATAAAGGAAGTGGTGATGCTGAAGATGTGACAGCCAAATTATTGCCCTACCGCAATACTGCCAGGATTAAAAAAGATGTTTCCCATATTGAAAATATAGGTGTAAACGAAGTTACATCCCTCACTTCTCCTTTTGTGTTTCGTACTACTTCTGACAGTAGCGGAATACTGAAATTCAAATTACTACTGACTGATCAGAAAAATCATCAGTGGCAGGAATCTTTCACAGTGGATATCAAGCCGGAGAGTGCTCCAACTGGCAACTTTGAAATAGCAGATGGAAGAGAAATTACTTTTGTGCAAGGAGGAAAAGACACAGTCACTAGTGTACTTGGTGTAGGTAATGGTGATGGAGAAGTAAATCCAGGCGAATCCATTGCCATCTTGGTAAAAGATGAAGGTATACTTTGGCCTGCTTCCTTATATTCATCAGACCCAGATGTAGATCTTTCTGGCAGTCATACAAGAGTCTCTGATAGCTGGACAGAATTTGACCATGTAGGAGGATCTTTTAAGTATAGTGTACCCACAATTTCCTCTGATTGCTCGGGCAAAACAATCCATTTATTGGCTGAATACTGGATACCAGATTACCCTGACCATCATATTAGAAATAACAAAATTTCAATTCTGGTTTCAGGTAAAGACCAAACTCCACCTAAGATGGCATGGGCAGAAATTGGAGATGATAATATTATTCAGGTCAGGCTTTATGATGGAGGAAATATTTCACAAGCTTCCGCTACGTTTCAGTTGGAAGATGAGCCTGAAACGAAATTCCTGCTTGACTTGAATGACGAAGGTATAGACGGCGATAGCGTAGCTGGGGATAAGGTTTTTAGTAGGCAAATTAAAGCTCCAAAGTTTGGCTTGTATCAGATCAGTGTTACTGCATCAGATTTTTTAGACAATACAACTACTATACAAATTCCTGAACCTAGCACTCTTTATGGAGCAAAATTATATTATAAATAA
- a CDS encoding DMT family transporter — protein sequence MRTQLWLTYALITTIFWGVWGALIEIPEKAGFPATLGYSVWAISMILPAIFALRVIKWKLDVHQKAILHGIIIGLTGALGQLVLFQALKTGPAYLVFPFISLAPLVTILLSYWLIKERAAFRSWIGIILALLAIPLLSYQSPEQGQTYGQLWILLSLFVFLAWGVQAYFMKVANEHMKAESIFFYMMLTGIMLIPIALMMTDFSQDIYWGFEGPYLATGIQLLNAVGALCLVYAFRHGKAIVVSPLTNAGAPVITIILSLVIYGFFPHWVILSGMILAVIAILLMAES from the coding sequence ATGAGAACTCAGCTATGGCTAACATATGCTTTGATCACTACCATATTTTGGGGAGTATGGGGGGCACTGATTGAAATACCGGAAAAAGCAGGTTTTCCAGCTACTTTAGGATATTCTGTATGGGCGATAAGTATGATTCTTCCAGCGATTTTTGCACTTAGAGTCATAAAATGGAAGCTGGATGTACATCAAAAAGCTATACTACATGGCATTATCATAGGACTAACTGGGGCTCTGGGTCAATTAGTGCTATTTCAGGCACTAAAAACAGGGCCAGCTTACCTAGTCTTTCCCTTTATTTCTCTGGCACCTCTAGTTACCATATTGCTTTCCTATTGGCTAATTAAAGAGAGAGCAGCTTTTCGTTCATGGATTGGAATCATATTGGCTTTACTGGCCATCCCCCTATTGTCATATCAATCGCCGGAGCAAGGGCAAACCTATGGGCAGTTGTGGATATTGCTTTCACTCTTTGTCTTTCTGGCGTGGGGGGTACAGGCTTACTTTATGAAGGTCGCAAACGAGCATATGAAGGCAGAAAGCATCTTCTTTTATATGATGCTTACCGGCATTATGCTCATACCCATCGCGCTGATGATGACCGATTTCTCTCAGGATATTTACTGGGGATTTGAAGGACCATATCTGGCGACTGGTATACAGTTATTAAATGCTGTAGGTGCTTTATGTTTGGTATATGCATTCAGGCATGGTAAAGCGATTGTTGTGAGTCCACTGACCAATGCAGGAGCGCCGGTGATTACCATCATTCTTTCTTTGGTGATTTACGGGTTTTTTCCGCATTGGGTGATACTCAGCGGAATGATACTGGCAGTGATTGCCATCCTTCTGATGGCAGAATCCTGA
- a CDS encoding fibronectin type III domain-containing protein, protein MIRLVYLINFLMFFTVNCKGQIHEKRSSSSLETAHQKEAEEVLEAFSQLTVDTPPDTVYKVFNQFCLNYYGAKTDSLYHTTFGHRLKISEESRWNYISERSATIAWETNLPTKTYVEYGKTKDYRQRTPIPERYFFIHVHYLKNLSPNTQYHYRLVSIDEEGSRIESTDQIFYTQEIIDAIEVPGTLGKPPYVLDQANTTYLVTEDITADKSAFDIQAGGITLDLGGHTITHANQLIDDLDYENINKSGVGIRRVNNDQQSGLKIFNGIIKQGKARNNQDYVAGENMLNPDPEKAKLLERNSKRGFSNIEITGKDDVEIAGVTVEYHLPQSWGMRFDDAFGEYDIHHNVFLDKGTQMFNRHGLGGARSLGFKGYDKGKLDQNGNDLQVHHNLIKRTRQNTINAAQEIFHNEIYVDSWVVNSFAIQPSKEQGHVYGNKIFLTGYYSCGILWASKDLNVNGNFIHMEGVRTMIETPNKGMRLIETWGEQDVLAGMRVTNYGEGGQARENLHYENNVIFGRSRQGGEMRGTEFFSDYSIKNLVFKGNIVKVLATDSMSTIAACIDTQGAYNDRSTHLPLFYKSNKLISNICNIRFGDAYGQGSNHHFVNCKLIKAGNHPEYHTFVFDGHNSVFNHVLLDCEFGEGTSYDDVYWKDTGSLSNYQIQWTLTIDTHPGAEVKINDRFGNLSYAGIADAEGKLSTPLAQCTIRPMEWTEQGVEVIVEKKYEHQADEFSPYNISVRIGNKEKTETVDMNGKKTVRIQF, encoded by the coding sequence ATGATTAGACTAGTTTACCTGATTAATTTTTTGATGTTTTTTACAGTGAACTGTAAAGGGCAAATTCATGAAAAAAGAAGTAGTAGTTCATTAGAAACAGCTCATCAAAAAGAAGCTGAAGAAGTTTTAGAGGCTTTCAGCCAGCTTACTGTTGATACACCCCCGGATACTGTTTATAAAGTGTTTAATCAGTTTTGCCTTAACTATTATGGGGCTAAGACAGATTCTCTTTATCATACTACATTTGGGCATCGTCTTAAAATTTCTGAGGAAAGCAGATGGAATTACATCTCAGAAAGATCAGCTACCATTGCATGGGAAACTAATCTGCCCACAAAAACTTATGTAGAGTATGGAAAAACCAAAGATTATAGACAAAGAACACCTATACCCGAGCGTTATTTTTTTATTCATGTGCACTATCTAAAAAATCTGTCTCCTAATACCCAATATCATTACAGGCTAGTCTCTATTGATGAAGAAGGAAGTAGAATAGAATCTACAGACCAAATTTTTTACACCCAGGAAATCATAGACGCAATTGAAGTTCCTGGCACATTAGGCAAGCCTCCCTATGTGCTAGACCAAGCCAATACAACTTACTTAGTGACCGAGGATATTACTGCTGATAAAAGTGCTTTTGATATTCAAGCTGGTGGTATCACCCTGGATTTAGGAGGACATACTATTACCCATGCTAACCAACTGATTGATGATCTTGATTATGAAAATATAAATAAATCCGGTGTGGGCATACGGCGAGTCAATAATGACCAGCAATCAGGATTGAAAATCTTTAATGGCATTATCAAACAGGGTAAAGCCAGAAACAATCAGGATTATGTAGCGGGAGAAAATATGTTAAACCCTGATCCGGAGAAAGCAAAACTGCTGGAAAGGAATTCCAAGCGGGGTTTTAGCAATATTGAAATTACTGGTAAGGATGATGTGGAAATTGCCGGAGTCACTGTAGAATATCATTTGCCTCAAAGTTGGGGAATGCGTTTTGATGATGCTTTTGGAGAATATGATATACATCATAATGTATTTTTAGATAAAGGAACGCAGATGTTTAACCGTCATGGCTTGGGAGGAGCACGTTCACTAGGATTTAAAGGCTATGACAAAGGTAAGCTGGATCAAAATGGAAATGATTTGCAGGTGCATCATAACCTGATCAAACGTACCCGCCAGAATACTATCAATGCAGCCCAGGAGATATTTCACAATGAAATATATGTTGATAGCTGGGTTGTAAACTCTTTTGCTATACAGCCTAGCAAAGAACAAGGTCATGTATATGGTAATAAGATTTTCCTCACTGGTTATTATTCTTGCGGAATCCTATGGGCTTCCAAAGACCTAAACGTAAATGGTAATTTTATCCATATGGAAGGAGTGAGAACGATGATTGAAACCCCCAACAAGGGGATGAGGCTGATTGAAACTTGGGGTGAGCAGGATGTGCTTGCAGGTATGAGAGTTACTAATTATGGAGAGGGAGGGCAGGCACGTGAAAATTTACATTATGAAAATAATGTGATTTTTGGTAGATCCCGCCAAGGAGGAGAGATGAGAGGTACGGAATTCTTTTCTGACTATTCCATAAAAAACCTGGTATTTAAGGGTAATATTGTAAAAGTGCTAGCCACTGATAGCATGAGTACCATAGCAGCCTGCATTGATACTCAGGGAGCTTACAATGACCGATCTACCCATCTGCCACTATTCTACAAAAGCAATAAATTAATTTCTAACATTTGTAATATTCGTTTTGGAGACGCTTACGGACAAGGGAGCAACCATCATTTTGTCAATTGCAAACTTATAAAAGCAGGAAATCATCCCGAGTACCACACCTTTGTTTTTGATGGGCATAACTCAGTTTTTAATCACGTGCTACTTGATTGTGAGTTTGGAGAGGGGACAAGTTATGATGATGTATATTGGAAAGACACCGGTTCTCTCAGCAATTATCAGATACAATGGACGCTTACAATAGATACACATCCTGGAGCAGAAGTAAAGATTAATGATAGATTCGGGAATCTGTCTTATGCTGGTATTGCTGATGCAGAAGGGAAGCTTAGTACACCTCTTGCCCAATGCACAATACGTCCGATGGAATGGACTGAGCAGGGGGTAGAGGTGATAGTAGAGAAAAAATATGAACATCAGGCGGATGAGTTTTCTCCTTATAATATTTCTGTTAGAATAGGTAATAAAGAAAAGACAGAAACTGTTGACATGAATGGAAAAAAGACAGTCAGAATACAATTTTGA
- a CDS encoding FecR family protein, which yields MDYRSFSIEEFVADAYFQRWVLSEEETADIYWKKWLQDHPEQRQDILEAAAILRSMHFTANEPTEEDAAQVWRDIVKNRSTGRYKVKNQKIMAFPWYAVAASIALVLAVTFVMLKVQDVNHALFGISYQTEFGQTQELILPDGSSVVLGANSSLHYSSGWLGDSERTVSLEGEAYFSVVHTEDDQKFVVYSDEVAITVLGTRFNVNNRRDENQILLEEGSIRLSLPQAINKSEKVEVNMQPGELVSVQEGKITKAIAQTEKYISWTAGVFVFEKAPLSEVIELIEDHFGYTVITQGVEPEEMIMTAELRTTDLDMMLRYLSEIFQLKVEKTHETITLSST from the coding sequence ATGGATTACCGCAGCTTTTCAATAGAAGAATTTGTAGCAGACGCCTATTTTCAGCGTTGGGTCTTGTCCGAAGAGGAAACAGCAGACATCTATTGGAAAAAATGGCTTCAAGACCATCCTGAGCAAAGGCAGGATATTCTGGAGGCAGCTGCTATTTTGCGAAGTATGCATTTCACTGCGAATGAACCCACAGAGGAGGATGCAGCGCAGGTGTGGCGTGATATAGTAAAGAATCGTTCTACAGGCAGGTATAAAGTCAAAAACCAAAAAATTATGGCTTTTCCATGGTATGCCGTAGCAGCCTCTATAGCCTTGGTGCTCGCCGTAACATTTGTGATGCTAAAGGTACAGGATGTGAATCATGCTCTGTTTGGCATCAGCTACCAAACTGAGTTTGGCCAAACTCAGGAGCTTATACTTCCTGATGGATCATCAGTTGTCTTAGGGGCTAATTCCAGTTTACACTACTCCTCAGGATGGCTCGGTGATAGTGAACGGACTGTCTCTCTGGAGGGGGAAGCTTACTTTTCTGTAGTGCATACCGAAGATGATCAGAAGTTTGTCGTCTATTCGGATGAGGTCGCAATTACTGTGTTGGGAACGAGGTTCAACGTAAACAATCGTCGTGATGAAAACCAAATACTGCTTGAAGAAGGGAGTATTCGCCTCAGTTTACCCCAGGCAATCAATAAGTCTGAAAAGGTAGAGGTGAATATGCAACCGGGCGAACTCGTCTCGGTACAGGAAGGAAAAATCACCAAAGCCATAGCTCAAACAGAAAAGTATATATCCTGGACTGCGGGAGTCTTTGTATTTGAAAAAGCCCCTCTTTCTGAGGTGATAGAATTGATTGAAGACCACTTTGGCTACACTGTCATTACTCAGGGCGTTGAGCCTGAGGAAATGATCATGACGGCAGAACTTCGTACCACAGACCTGGATATGATGCTTCGCTATTTATCCGAAATTTTTCAACTTAAAGTAGAAAAAACACATGAAACGATCACCTTAAGCAGTACTTAA
- a CDS encoding SusD/RagB family nutrient-binding outer membrane lipoprotein, translated as MNILRKIKFICSLTLAVFLSNACTEDFEELNTPSDLITEDVINVNLLFTRVEQQAVVSDSPNGRGTIGNYSGISVSGANRPFQDGTFDDVWNDTYITYTNNLAYIIRLTQDDPELVNKKAIARILKVWAFARATDIYGDIPYFESNLPQDEAIFTPQYDTQESIYRDFFKELKEAAAELDPTMESYGSADLIYQGDIEKWRKFANSLRLRLALRVRYADEQLAKENMSDLQESDLITSREDDAYIMTSTDLPENQNDGYNSVINSGASFNPAMIGKTLLDAFHDNNDPRTKLFADTAKAEFPAEMPDVDYFGYRGHPLLGLVPVEEKYPYGYESVSRLSSFWFVPVIERPLLRSSEVYFALAEASLFGLRSGDAQEYYRKGIEAGIQWAQEFYEMGESQLPEVLKIIHPEWTDEDINKLLTHKAMTAEEIDTFLASPTATLSGSQEVKLEQIMTQKLIVLYPMEYQAWAEWRRTGYPRVLVGSDDDDLQGTIPRKQRWPDTEMSVNSQSYQEALSRIGGEDGKLIRVWWDANPNVPYKHPGEVEKRDEPWVTTDE; from the coding sequence ATGAATATTTTAAGAAAAATAAAATTTATTTGCTCCCTTACATTGGCTGTGTTCTTATCCAATGCTTGTACGGAGGATTTTGAAGAACTAAATACACCTTCTGATCTGATTACAGAAGACGTCATCAACGTTAATCTGCTTTTTACGCGTGTTGAGCAACAGGCAGTTGTAAGTGATAGTCCTAATGGCAGGGGAACCATTGGTAACTATTCAGGAATATCTGTCTCAGGTGCCAACCGTCCTTTCCAGGATGGTACTTTTGATGATGTATGGAATGATACATACATTACCTATACAAATAATTTAGCCTACATCATTCGTTTGACGCAGGACGACCCTGAACTTGTCAATAAAAAGGCTATTGCCAGAATATTGAAAGTGTGGGCATTTGCCAGAGCAACCGATATTTATGGTGATATTCCTTATTTTGAATCTAATTTACCGCAAGACGAGGCTATTTTTACACCTCAGTATGATACACAAGAGAGTATCTACAGAGATTTTTTCAAAGAGCTGAAAGAAGCCGCCGCTGAGTTAGATCCAACTATGGAAAGTTATGGAAGTGCAGATTTGATTTATCAGGGAGATATAGAAAAGTGGAGGAAGTTTGCGAATTCGCTACGACTCAGATTGGCGCTAAGAGTGCGTTATGCAGATGAACAACTTGCCAAAGAAAATATGAGTGACCTGCAGGAATCAGACCTAATCACCAGTAGGGAAGATGATGCCTACATCATGACCAGCACCGATCTGCCGGAAAATCAAAATGATGGATATAACAGCGTAATTAATAGTGGAGCCAGCTTCAATCCTGCTATGATTGGAAAAACATTACTGGATGCTTTTCATGACAACAATGATCCTAGAACCAAGCTATTTGCGGATACCGCCAAAGCTGAATTCCCGGCAGAGATGCCTGATGTTGACTATTTTGGCTACAGGGGGCACCCACTGTTAGGTCTGGTGCCTGTGGAAGAAAAATATCCTTACGGCTATGAGTCAGTCTCCAGGCTGAGTAGCTTTTGGTTCGTCCCTGTCATTGAGAGACCATTGCTCAGAAGTTCTGAGGTATACTTTGCCTTGGCTGAAGCATCCCTGTTCGGCTTAAGGAGTGGAGATGCGCAGGAATATTACAGAAAAGGTATAGAAGCAGGAATTCAGTGGGCACAGGAATTTTATGAGATGGGCGAAAGCCAGCTTCCCGAGGTGTTAAAAATCATACATCCGGAATGGACAGATGAAGACATAAATAAGCTGTTAACGCACAAAGCAATGACTGCTGAGGAAATTGATACATTTTTAGCTTCTCCGACAGCTACTTTATCAGGATCACAGGAAGTGAAGTTAGAACAGATCATGACACAGAAACTGATTGTATTGTATCCCATGGAATATCAGGCCTGGGCTGAATGGAGGAGAACCGGATATCCTAGGGTTTTGGTAGGAAGTGATGATGATGACTTACAAGGAACTATACCAAGAAAGCAGCGCTGGCCCGATACAGAGATGTCAGTGAATAGCCAAAGTTATCAGGAAGCATTGTCTAGAATTGGGGGAGAAGATGGCAAATTGATCAGAGTTTGGTGGGATGCTAACCCGAATGTGCCTTATAAGCATCCGGGTGAAGTAGAAAAAAGAGATGAACCCTGGGTTACTACAGATGAATAG
- a CDS encoding RNA polymerase sigma factor — translation MPESHLSIVSKLNRLPKDKHDSAIGKSITHLTHKRSEQELWESFIKGDDSAFDLLYQISFRSLYNYGMKLCNQHDLVKDSIHDLFINLWKYRSKPSRIRAIKPYQYKALRNIILKAQAQNSPSVAVEAAYHFSFDTSVETKFILRETQDGQRDKLQNALNLLTQKQREVIFLKFFDQLSYEAVAHVLGISTKATYKLVARAIAFLREKMILITALFSLLG, via the coding sequence ATGCCTGAGAGCCATTTGTCCATCGTCTCCAAGCTTAACCGACTGCCAAAGGATAAGCATGATAGTGCTATTGGAAAATCAATTACACATCTAACCCATAAACGCTCTGAGCAAGAGTTGTGGGAGTCCTTTATAAAAGGTGATGATTCAGCTTTCGATTTATTGTATCAGATTTCTTTTCGCAGCTTGTATAATTACGGGATGAAGCTATGCAATCAGCATGATCTAGTAAAAGACAGCATTCATGATTTATTTATTAATCTCTGGAAGTACCGCTCTAAACCCTCTCGCATCCGTGCTATCAAACCTTATCAGTACAAAGCTTTAAGAAATATTATCCTGAAGGCTCAGGCACAAAACTCACCCTCAGTTGCTGTTGAAGCGGCTTATCATTTTTCTTTTGACACCTCAGTTGAAACTAAATTTATTCTACGGGAAACCCAGGACGGGCAAAGAGACAAACTACAAAATGCGCTCAACCTACTGACCCAGAAGCAGCGTGAGGTTATCTTTCTTAAATTTTTTGACCAACTTTCCTACGAGGCTGTAGCGCATGTGCTGGGCATCTCCACCAAAGCAACCTACAAACTGGTAGCTAGGGCCATAGCCTTTCTCCGGGAAAAAATGATTCTAATTACTGCTCTTTTTAGCCTGCTGGGATAA